A single region of the Nocardioides sp. W7 genome encodes:
- the mca gene encoding mycothiol conjugate amidase Mca — MSQHPRSGLRLMHVHAHPDDESSKGAASTAMYVAQGVDVHVATCTGGERGSILNPKMERPDILENITEIRRQEMERARDILGVKQDWLGFVDSGWPEGDPKPPLPEGCFALVPLEEAAAPLVRLIRRFRPHVVTTYDERGGYPHPDHIKCHEISVEAFHAAGDPERYPELGEPWQPLKLYYHHSFNRERMQRLHDATVAHGLESPWGERLKEWQPEPEWDARVTTKVPCADYFGVRDQALLAHATQIDPDGFWFAIPREIQEDVWPTEDFELVVSHVASTTPEDDLFAGITDPA, encoded by the coding sequence ATGTCGCAGCACCCCAGGTCGGGCCTCCGGCTGATGCACGTCCACGCCCACCCCGACGACGAGTCGAGCAAGGGCGCCGCATCCACCGCCATGTACGTCGCGCAGGGCGTCGACGTGCACGTCGCGACCTGCACCGGCGGCGAGCGCGGCTCCATCCTGAACCCCAAGATGGAGCGCCCCGACATCCTCGAGAACATCACCGAGATCCGCCGCCAGGAGATGGAGCGGGCCCGCGACATCCTCGGCGTGAAGCAGGACTGGCTCGGGTTCGTCGACTCCGGCTGGCCCGAGGGCGACCCCAAGCCGCCGCTGCCGGAGGGCTGCTTCGCCCTGGTGCCGCTCGAGGAGGCCGCCGCCCCGCTGGTCCGGCTGATCCGCCGGTTCCGCCCGCACGTGGTGACGACGTACGACGAGCGCGGCGGCTACCCGCACCCCGACCACATCAAGTGCCACGAGATCAGCGTCGAGGCCTTCCACGCGGCCGGTGACCCGGAGCGCTACCCCGAGCTCGGCGAGCCGTGGCAGCCGCTGAAGCTCTACTACCATCACTCGTTCAACCGCGAGCGGATGCAGCGACTGCACGACGCGACGGTCGCCCACGGGCTGGAGTCGCCCTGGGGCGAGCGCCTGAAGGAGTGGCAGCCCGAACCCGAGTGGGACGCCCGGGTGACCACCAAGGTGCCGTGCGCGGACTACTTCGGCGTGCGCGACCAGGCGCTGCTCGCGCACGCCACCCAGATCGATCCCGACGGGTTCTGGTTCGCCATCCCGCGCGAGATCCAGGAGGACGTGTGGCCGACCGAGGACTTCGAGCTCGTCGTGAGCCATGTCGCCTCGACCACTCCGGAGGACGACCTGTTCGCCGGCATCACCGACCCCGCCTGA
- a CDS encoding Abi family protein — MTVADPPPELSQAAAELWLSIPRLSRYLRVCAQDLDTALRLYAWNSEIAGAAFTDTCHFEVALRNVYDRELIKRYPNWAIDPSSRLFHREQGHPRAREWQRKMNERSRRELEAARSGHGAHPAHGQVVASQMFGFWTKMTEKDRAAVFWNPMLSRAFPAKTSRSEIHDHVARVNRFRNRLAHNEPVFSSRTGLLERLDDVRHVFDLIAPSAAAWASTQSRVPELVAACPVPGLISRPSS, encoded by the coding sequence ATGACCGTCGCAGATCCTCCACCCGAACTGTCGCAGGCCGCCGCCGAACTGTGGCTCAGCATCCCCCGCCTGAGCCGCTATCTCCGGGTCTGCGCCCAGGATCTCGACACCGCGCTGCGGCTCTACGCCTGGAACAGTGAGATCGCCGGGGCCGCGTTCACCGACACCTGTCACTTCGAGGTCGCGCTCCGAAACGTCTACGACCGGGAGCTCATCAAGCGCTACCCGAACTGGGCGATCGACCCCAGCAGTCGCCTCTTCCACCGCGAACAAGGCCACCCGCGAGCTCGAGAATGGCAGCGCAAGATGAACGAGCGCTCCCGCAGGGAGCTCGAGGCCGCCCGCAGTGGCCACGGCGCCCACCCCGCTCATGGGCAGGTCGTCGCCTCCCAGATGTTCGGCTTCTGGACGAAGATGACCGAGAAGGACCGAGCGGCCGTGTTCTGGAACCCGATGCTCTCGCGAGCATTCCCGGCGAAGACCAGCCGCAGCGAGATTCACGACCACGTAGCGCGCGTCAACAGGTTCCGCAACCGGCTCGCACACAACGAGCCCGTATTCTCGTCCCGCACAGGTCTTCTCGAGCGCCTCGATGACGTCCGACATGTCTTCGACCTCATCGCCCCCAGCGCTGCGGCCTGGGCCAGCACCCAGTCACGCGTCCCCGAGCTGGTCGCCGCGTGCCCCGTGCCAGGGCTCATCTCCCGCCCAAGCTCCTAG
- a CDS encoding thioredoxin domain-containing protein, with the protein MATIELTSDNFATHVQQDAILLVDFWAGWCGPCRQFAPTYEAASEANPDIVFGSIDTEAQQELAAAAGIQSIPTLMAFREGVLVFSQPGALPAPALDQLIDGVRGLDMADVHRQVAEQQADQG; encoded by the coding sequence ATGGCCACGATCGAGCTGACCTCCGACAACTTCGCGACCCACGTCCAGCAGGACGCCATCCTCCTCGTCGACTTCTGGGCCGGCTGGTGCGGGCCGTGCCGACAGTTCGCGCCGACCTACGAAGCCGCCTCCGAGGCGAACCCCGACATCGTGTTCGGCTCGATCGACACCGAGGCGCAACAGGAGCTCGCTGCCGCCGCCGGCATCCAGTCCATCCCCACGCTGATGGCGTTCCGCGAGGGCGTGCTGGTCTTCTCCCAGCCCGGCGCACTGCCCGCCCCGGCGCTCGACCAGCTCATCGACGGCGTGCGCGGGCTCGACATGGCCGACGTGCACCGTCAGGTCGCCGAGCAGCAGGCCGACCAGGGCTGA
- a CDS encoding helix-turn-helix transcriptional regulator yields MPRRRSAPTWEEFAREVGHHLARARAAKGLSQERVAHMAGITGFTYQKYEKGESRPGQPLNPQLKTLVALSQVLDVPLTELLPSTLPDVTGGR; encoded by the coding sequence GTGCCACGACGACGATCGGCCCCGACCTGGGAGGAGTTCGCCCGGGAGGTCGGACACCACCTGGCCCGCGCACGGGCCGCCAAGGGGTTGAGCCAGGAGCGGGTGGCGCACATGGCCGGCATCACGGGCTTCACCTATCAGAAGTACGAGAAGGGTGAGTCGCGGCCCGGCCAGCCGTTGAACCCGCAGCTGAAGACGCTCGTCGCGCTCAGTCAGGTCCTCGACGTGCCGCTCACCGAGTTGCTGCCGTCGACGTTGCCGGACGTCACCGGAGGCCGCTGA
- a CDS encoding HAD family hydrolase, whose protein sequence is MIAARLLMPTTVLGVDLAGSGATWAGWEAAGHNGLSPALSVLLLAAPVGLVAAYWLPEWQARRVGHELGVRAIAPGAPELWQRVRRLILDPHTSLTTGRLVVTGVQAVDPDHDRNLRWFAGALAHSYDDPVGHAVAKLAVRGRVTDVVQAPGLGIRGWVDQHPVRVGEPEWIGHDQAQEQAQVGTTVAVEVDQRPLGRITLAEEVRADAAGQLGRLRSIGVTPVLASPSSEEAVARLARLSTSPAWQSETDPIRLAQELAITGEAAGLVRVEADGSVTLVVVECDPPGLVQHRRTTSLTGATVDCLAHALTLIFSVGRARRRAVISTGVLMLLAVPFAVLGFVPPVAALAIAGLSWLAVAAIALGGFPKNLGSEDPEA, encoded by the coding sequence ATGATCGCCGCCAGACTCCTGATGCCGACCACGGTGCTGGGCGTGGACCTGGCCGGCTCCGGGGCAACCTGGGCCGGGTGGGAGGCCGCCGGGCACAACGGCCTCTCGCCGGCCCTGTCGGTGCTGCTGCTCGCGGCTCCGGTGGGGCTGGTGGCGGCCTACTGGCTGCCCGAGTGGCAGGCTCGCCGAGTCGGGCACGAGCTCGGGGTGCGCGCGATCGCTCCGGGGGCACCGGAGCTGTGGCAGCGAGTGCGCCGCCTGATCCTGGATCCGCACACCAGCCTGACGACGGGGCGGCTCGTCGTGACCGGCGTCCAGGCCGTCGACCCCGACCACGACCGCAACCTGCGTTGGTTCGCCGGAGCCCTGGCGCACTCGTACGACGACCCGGTGGGGCACGCCGTGGCGAAGCTCGCCGTGCGGGGCAGGGTGACGGACGTCGTCCAGGCTCCCGGCCTCGGCATCCGCGGCTGGGTCGACCAGCACCCGGTGCGCGTCGGCGAGCCGGAGTGGATCGGCCACGACCAGGCCCAGGAGCAGGCGCAGGTCGGCACCACGGTGGCCGTCGAGGTGGACCAGCGCCCGCTCGGCCGGATCACCCTCGCCGAGGAGGTGCGCGCCGATGCCGCCGGGCAGCTCGGGCGGCTGCGCAGCATCGGAGTGACCCCGGTGCTCGCCTCACCCAGCAGCGAGGAGGCCGTCGCCCGGTTGGCTCGTCTCTCCACGAGCCCGGCGTGGCAGTCCGAGACCGACCCGATCCGACTCGCGCAGGAGCTGGCCATCACCGGGGAAGCGGCCGGGCTGGTGCGGGTCGAGGCCGACGGGTCGGTCACGCTGGTCGTGGTGGAGTGCGATCCACCGGGCCTGGTCCAGCACCGCAGGACCACCTCCCTGACGGGCGCAACGGTCGACTGCCTGGCGCACGCGCTGACCCTGATCTTCTCCGTGGGCCGAGCCCGCAGACGCGCGGTCATCAGCACCGGGGTGCTGATGCTGCTCGCCGTTCCGTTCGCCGTCCTGGGGTTCGTCCCACCCGTGGCCGCGCTGGCCATCGCCGGCCTCAGCTGGCTCGCGGTCGCCGCCATCGCGCTGGGCGGCTTCCCGAAGAACCTCGGGTCGGAGGACCCCGAGGCCTGA
- a CDS encoding helix-turn-helix domain-containing protein, with the protein MTDGPALAPEPIRSVHSQPFRALLLQMVEPIVDQIRAEVPAYAGAAGGRRHQLMIMAANAAIRAHLDTSGQHDSTQRKVDELFRRMGWGEAQDGNPTDNLEAAFAVGGRATWERLADYAVAQGFTAKALRDVSHELADLNDHLRAELLAGHELRTGRPQEVERARHELLGLFRNTTAGRVSPLAPLGVDLGRLSELAERAQWPIPERAVALAVSFHGECPAVSQRPEVLWMRDESRLHIVCAARFAQELADGFVRSGSDRRVAISAPVPPVEAGTALLWAVRALDLVQAGAIPATPVVRCEDHLTQLWLHAEPAMRKRLCQELLEPLLAEPPNSREILSETLLVWLESRESAPAIASRLDVHPQTIRYRWRRINELFGDALRSPDFMVQLTLVLKASVPMWKGGDQSDFELFRDTRDVAE; encoded by the coding sequence ATGACGGACGGTCCCGCCCTGGCCCCCGAGCCGATCAGGTCCGTCCACAGCCAGCCGTTCCGTGCGCTGCTGCTGCAGATGGTCGAGCCCATCGTCGACCAGATCCGCGCGGAGGTCCCGGCGTACGCCGGAGCGGCCGGCGGGCGGCGGCACCAGCTGATGATCATGGCGGCCAACGCCGCCATCCGCGCGCACCTCGACACCTCCGGGCAGCACGACTCCACCCAGCGCAAGGTGGACGAGCTGTTCCGCCGGATGGGCTGGGGCGAGGCCCAGGACGGCAACCCGACCGACAACCTCGAAGCGGCGTTCGCGGTGGGCGGGCGAGCCACTTGGGAGCGCCTCGCCGACTACGCCGTGGCCCAGGGATTCACCGCCAAGGCCCTGCGCGACGTGTCCCACGAGCTCGCCGACCTCAACGACCACCTGCGGGCCGAGCTGCTGGCCGGGCACGAGCTCCGGACGGGACGACCGCAGGAGGTGGAGCGCGCCCGTCACGAGCTCCTCGGCCTCTTCCGCAACACCACCGCCGGTCGGGTCTCGCCCCTGGCTCCCCTGGGCGTCGACCTCGGCCGGCTCTCCGAGCTCGCCGAACGCGCCCAGTGGCCGATCCCGGAGCGGGCGGTGGCCCTCGCGGTCTCCTTCCACGGCGAATGCCCGGCGGTCTCGCAGCGACCCGAGGTGCTGTGGATGCGGGACGAGAGCCGGCTTCACATCGTGTGCGCGGCCCGGTTCGCCCAGGAGCTGGCCGACGGGTTCGTGCGATCCGGCAGCGATCGACGCGTGGCGATCAGCGCGCCGGTCCCGCCGGTGGAGGCGGGCACCGCGCTGCTGTGGGCCGTCAGGGCACTCGACCTGGTCCAGGCGGGGGCCATTCCGGCGACGCCGGTGGTGCGCTGCGAGGACCACCTCACCCAGCTGTGGCTGCACGCGGAGCCCGCGATGCGCAAGCGACTGTGCCAGGAGCTGCTCGAGCCGTTGCTGGCCGAGCCGCCCAACTCCCGGGAGATCCTCTCCGAGACCCTGCTGGTCTGGCTGGAGTCCCGGGAGAGTGCTCCGGCCATCGCCTCCCGCCTCGACGTGCACCCCCAGACCATCCGCTACCGGTGGCGGCGGATCAACGAGCTGTTCGGCGACGCGCTGCGCAGCCCGGACTTCATGGTCCAGCTGACGCTGGTGCTCAAGGCGAGTGTCCCGATGTGGAAGGGCGGCGACCAGAGCGACTTCGAGCTGTTCCGGGACACCAGGGATGTCGCCGAATGA
- a CDS encoding Ig-like domain repeat protein, producing MSGITTFDLFWTEFAPNVPAGPDRTARSALTWEGSASYDLGEQTMRLRTLLAATVTSALAVGAISAPALATSVPSPAAAGALTTWGSTTSPLGGAAIPIPVDLTAPVVSVAASNRSTGVVTLDGHVRVWGGAGAAEAEQVPAGITDAAAISLAIGYGAVLHNDGRVTAWGADSPPVSEVPTDLRAKAVTVQNGTGIAVRTDGTLTNWGAAPSFTMPTGLTNLVDVSAANTHALALSADGTVTAWGSGPASVLPDFGGKKVAKITTNLSRSGVVFEDGTIAIWGAGTLPPNPPDFNGLTPATKVVSLGVWANAAAVTADGKVHAWGTNTDVAVVPSSLDGKPAAAVAMGQFHAAAIVTTFRDLTKPIVAGQPKVGQTLTATPATFSLTPDEQATGQWYAGEDAIEGATDTTLALSAAQLGKSISYRTTATRDEDTVTSDSEPVGPVTPATVASTTNLSVSPATGAVGTARTVTATVSSTGGNPTGTVTFTGVGGNVTQPLAGGKATWTLPATLAAGQHSITAAYSGDSNTDPSTSAALAVAVAKAGAKAKAKAKATGKTKKVAKKVTITVTVKTPNGVSPAGKVTVTLKGKTKKKVTVKVNAKGKATATFKKVKRGKYTATVKYAGNANVKAATGKAKFRA from the coding sequence GTGAGCGGCATCACAACTTTTGACCTCTTCTGGACCGAGTTCGCTCCGAACGTCCCCGCGGGCCCGGACCGGACAGCAAGATCGGCGCTTACCTGGGAGGGATCCGCCTCCTACGACCTGGGAGAACAAACCATGCGATTGCGCACCCTACTGGCCGCTACGGTGACCAGCGCCCTAGCCGTCGGAGCGATCAGCGCTCCTGCGCTGGCCACCAGCGTCCCGAGTCCGGCTGCGGCCGGTGCCCTCACGACCTGGGGCTCCACCACCAGCCCCCTCGGCGGCGCGGCGATCCCGATCCCCGTAGACCTGACGGCGCCGGTGGTCTCCGTCGCTGCCAGCAACAGGTCCACCGGGGTGGTCACCCTCGACGGCCACGTGCGGGTGTGGGGGGGCGCCGGCGCAGCCGAGGCGGAACAGGTCCCTGCCGGCATCACCGACGCGGCCGCGATCTCCCTCGCCATCGGCTACGGCGCTGTCCTTCACAACGACGGCCGGGTCACCGCTTGGGGCGCCGATTCCCCTCCCGTGAGCGAGGTTCCGACGGACCTGCGCGCCAAGGCGGTGACGGTTCAGAACGGCACCGGCATTGCCGTACGCACCGATGGCACGCTCACGAACTGGGGCGCTGCACCCAGCTTCACGATGCCGACCGGACTCACCAATCTGGTCGACGTGTCTGCCGCCAACACTCACGCCCTCGCCCTGAGCGCGGACGGCACCGTCACCGCGTGGGGCAGCGGCCCCGCCAGCGTGCTGCCCGACTTCGGCGGGAAGAAGGTCGCCAAGATCACCACCAATCTCTCGCGTAGCGGTGTCGTCTTCGAGGACGGCACGATCGCGATCTGGGGTGCGGGGACCCTGCCCCCCAACCCGCCGGACTTCAACGGACTCACCCCGGCCACGAAGGTCGTCAGCCTCGGCGTGTGGGCAAACGCCGCCGCCGTCACCGCCGATGGCAAGGTCCACGCCTGGGGAACGAACACAGATGTGGCCGTCGTTCCGAGTTCCCTCGACGGGAAGCCGGCCGCAGCCGTCGCGATGGGCCAATTCCACGCGGCTGCCATCGTGACCACCTTCCGCGATCTGACGAAGCCAATCGTCGCGGGCCAGCCCAAGGTCGGCCAGACGCTGACCGCCACGCCTGCCACGTTCTCGCTCACGCCCGACGAGCAGGCCACCGGTCAGTGGTACGCCGGCGAGGACGCCATCGAGGGAGCGACGGACACAACGTTGGCGCTGAGCGCAGCACAGCTCGGCAAGTCGATCAGCTACCGCACCACCGCCACCCGCGACGAGGACACCGTCACCTCCGACTCCGAGCCGGTCGGCCCGGTTACGCCGGCCACGGTCGCGTCAACGACGAACCTCAGCGTCAGCCCGGCGACGGGTGCCGTCGGCACGGCGCGCACCGTGACCGCGACCGTCTCCTCGACCGGCGGCAATCCCACCGGCACGGTGACCTTCACAGGGGTCGGCGGCAACGTCACCCAGCCGCTCGCGGGGGGCAAGGCAACCTGGACGCTCCCGGCAACTCTGGCAGCTGGCCAGCACTCCATCACCGCCGCGTACAGCGGTGACAGCAACACCGACCCGTCTACCTCCGCGGCCCTCGCGGTGGCCGTCGCCAAAGCGGGCGCGAAGGCCAAGGCGAAGGCCAAGGCCACCGGCAAGACCAAGAAGGTAGCCAAGAAGGTCACGATCACCGTCACTGTGAAGACCCCCAACGGCGTCTCCCCGGCCGGCAAGGTGACCGTGACCCTCAAGGGCAAGACCAAGAAGAAGGTCACCGTCAAGGTCAACGCCAAGGGCAAGGCCACGGCGACCTTCAAGAAGGTCAAGCGCGGCAAGTACACCGCCACTGTGAAGTACGCCGGCAACGCCAACGTGAAGGCAGCCACCGGCAAGGCGAAGTTCAGGGCCTGA
- a CDS encoding ABC transporter permease, with translation MLPARALDATGNLFALGLDTIRAAFRRPFSWVELMQQFWFVVSVSWVPAMLISIPLGAVIALQLGTLTKQIGAESFTGAASVLAVVQQAAPMVTTLVIAGAGGAAICAEMGSRTIRDEIDAMKVMGLDPVQRLVVPRVIACVMAAILLNGLVSVVGVLGGYFFNVILQGGTPGAYLASFTALAQISDLWIGEIKAIVFGFLAGVVACYRGLNTAPGPKGVGDSVNQSVVITFLMLFFVNFVLTALYLTLVPMKGA, from the coding sequence ATCCTCCCCGCCCGGGCCCTGGACGCCACCGGCAACCTCTTCGCCCTGGGGCTCGACACCATCCGGGCCGCCTTCCGTCGGCCGTTCTCGTGGGTCGAGCTGATGCAGCAGTTCTGGTTCGTGGTGAGCGTCTCCTGGGTGCCCGCCATGCTGATCTCGATCCCGCTCGGAGCGGTCATCGCCCTCCAGCTCGGGACCCTGACCAAGCAGATCGGCGCCGAGTCGTTCACCGGCGCGGCCAGCGTGCTGGCCGTCGTGCAACAGGCCGCCCCGATGGTCACCACCCTGGTCATCGCCGGCGCCGGCGGCGCCGCGATCTGCGCCGAGATGGGCTCCCGCACGATCCGCGACGAGATCGACGCCATGAAGGTGATGGGCCTCGACCCGGTGCAGCGACTGGTCGTCCCGCGGGTCATCGCCTGCGTGATGGCGGCGATCCTGCTCAACGGTCTGGTCTCGGTGGTCGGCGTGCTCGGCGGCTACTTCTTCAACGTCATCCTCCAGGGCGGTACCCCGGGCGCCTACCTGGCCAGCTTCACCGCCCTGGCCCAGATCTCCGACCTGTGGATCGGTGAGATCAAGGCCATCGTCTTCGGGTTCCTGGCCGGCGTGGTCGCCTGCTACCGGGGCCTCAACACCGCCCCCGGGCCCAAGGGCGTGGGCGACTCGGTGAACCAGTCCGTGGTGATCACCTTCCTGATGCTGTTCTTCGTCAACTTCGTCCTCACCGCGTTGTACCTGACGCTGGTGCCCATGAAGGGGGCCTGA
- a CDS encoding ABC transporter permease, producing the protein MRFYVNVLLHIPSTLRHYPKEVMRLLSEVSFGSGALAVIGGTIGVMLGLTLSVGFVVGMQGYAALDQIGASALNGFISAYFNTREVAPMVAALALSATVGSGFTAQLGAMKINEEVDALTAMAVPAVPYLITTRVIAGFLAIVPLYVIGLLTSYGGARAVTVFVYGQSAGTYDHYFNLFLPPIDILLSFVKVLIFSVIIIMVHCRMGFQAVGGPAGVGVAVGRAVRRSLVTVAVLDLILSMALWGASTTVRIAG; encoded by the coding sequence ATGCGCTTCTACGTCAACGTGCTGCTGCACATCCCGAGCACCCTGCGGCACTACCCCAAGGAGGTCATGCGGCTGCTGTCCGAGGTGAGCTTCGGCTCCGGGGCCCTGGCCGTGATCGGCGGCACCATCGGGGTGATGCTCGGCCTGACGCTCTCGGTCGGCTTCGTCGTGGGCATGCAGGGCTACGCCGCCCTGGACCAGATCGGCGCCTCGGCCCTCAACGGCTTCATCTCCGCCTACTTCAACACCCGCGAGGTGGCGCCCATGGTCGCCGCGCTCGCGCTGTCCGCCACGGTCGGGTCCGGCTTCACCGCCCAGCTCGGGGCGATGAAGATCAACGAGGAGGTCGACGCCCTCACGGCGATGGCCGTGCCGGCGGTGCCGTACCTGATCACCACCCGGGTGATCGCCGGGTTCCTCGCGATCGTCCCGCTCTACGTGATCGGGCTGCTCACGTCGTACGGCGGCGCCCGGGCGGTGACCGTCTTCGTCTACGGCCAGTCCGCCGGGACCTACGACCACTACTTCAACCTGTTCCTGCCACCGATCGACATCCTGCTGTCGTTCGTGAAGGTGCTGATCTTCTCGGTGATCATCATCATGGTGCACTGCCGGATGGGCTTCCAGGCCGTCGGCGGGCCGGCCGGGGTCGGGGTGGCCGTCGGGCGCGCGGTCCGCCGCAGCCTGGTCACCGTCGCGGTGCTGGACCTGATCCTCTCGATGGCGCTGTGGGGCGCCTCCACCACCGTGAGGATCGCCGGATGA
- a CDS encoding MCE family protein, with the protein MNAAKTRDLLIGLVAIALVLGLLTVAYLAYNRALVPHRDVTLRTDVVGNSLKVGSDVKFQGVPVGQVAEISATDEGADLNLALDPEILPMLPDNVVARLLPKTMFGERYVALVQPTSASGTELQEGDVIREDDSAEAAELQQVLDELLPVLRAIQPEKLSAMLSEFAGMLDGQGKNLGDAMVEWSHYVKKLNPKVPQIAEDFALLADVADEWNVAAPDLVDALSTMTTTSKTLVDKQTELRDVYAGVIGSSDTARGWISDNHDTIVVLTDESRAALRASAPYASQFPCLFEAVARFKPRMDEALGAGTDEPGMHAVLKVMPARSKYLAGKDDISFTKGTPAPRCPYVTGKVGTSPAKRSASGDGLPQWPEDTRTADVADESESGDDPVAIGPPPRANAQSFLVALTGLGEANSPSENRLIAELVAPTQGLAPVQYPGWSSLLLGPTLRNTKVVLK; encoded by the coding sequence ATGAACGCCGCGAAGACCCGCGATCTGCTGATCGGCCTGGTCGCCATCGCCCTGGTGCTGGGCCTGCTCACAGTGGCCTACCTGGCCTACAACCGCGCCCTGGTCCCGCACCGGGACGTGACCCTGCGCACCGACGTCGTCGGCAACTCCCTGAAGGTCGGCTCGGACGTCAAGTTCCAGGGCGTCCCGGTCGGCCAGGTCGCCGAGATCAGCGCCACCGACGAGGGCGCCGACCTGAATCTGGCCCTGGACCCCGAGATCCTCCCGATGCTGCCGGACAACGTGGTGGCGCGGCTGCTGCCCAAGACGATGTTCGGGGAGCGGTACGTCGCCCTGGTGCAGCCGACCAGCGCCAGCGGCACCGAGCTGCAGGAGGGCGACGTGATCCGCGAGGACGACTCGGCCGAGGCGGCCGAGCTGCAGCAGGTCCTCGACGAGCTGCTGCCGGTGCTGCGCGCGATCCAGCCCGAGAAGCTGTCGGCGATGCTCAGCGAGTTCGCCGGCATGCTGGACGGCCAGGGCAAGAACCTCGGCGACGCGATGGTCGAGTGGTCGCACTACGTGAAGAAGCTCAACCCGAAGGTGCCGCAGATCGCCGAGGACTTCGCCCTGCTGGCCGACGTGGCCGACGAGTGGAACGTCGCGGCCCCCGATCTGGTCGACGCCCTGTCGACGATGACCACCACGTCGAAGACGCTGGTCGACAAGCAGACCGAGCTGCGCGACGTCTATGCCGGCGTGATCGGATCCTCCGACACCGCCCGCGGCTGGATCTCCGACAACCACGACACCATCGTGGTGCTGACCGATGAGAGCCGGGCCGCCCTGCGGGCCAGTGCGCCGTACGCCTCTCAGTTCCCCTGCCTGTTCGAGGCGGTGGCGCGGTTCAAGCCGCGCATGGACGAGGCCCTGGGCGCCGGCACCGACGAGCCCGGCATGCACGCGGTGCTGAAGGTGATGCCGGCGCGCAGCAAGTACCTCGCCGGCAAGGACGACATCAGCTTCACCAAGGGCACGCCGGCGCCGCGCTGCCCGTACGTGACCGGCAAGGTGGGCACCTCGCCGGCCAAGCGGAGCGCCTCGGGCGACGGTCTCCCTCAGTGGCCCGAGGACACGCGCACCGCCGACGTCGCCGACGAGAGCGAGAGTGGCGACGATCCGGTCGCGATCGGGCCGCCGCCGAGGGCGAACGCCCAGTCCTTCCTGGTCGCGCTGACCGGGCTGGGCGAGGCCAACTCGCCCAGTGAGAACCGGCTGATCGCCGAGCTGGTGGCGCCCACCCAGGGGCTGGCTCCGGTCCAGTACCCCGGCTGGAGCTCGCTGCTGCTCGGACCGACCCTGCGGAACACCAAGGTGGTGCTGAAATGA
- a CDS encoding MlaD family protein, which yields MTKDANHGPLWAIGIKSVVFTVVTVTLTGILAMTIRNSSAGEGVEYTAVFTEATSVNRGDDVRVAGVKVGTVQDVSVTDKRLAKVRFTIRKGVPVRSDAVIQIKFRNIVGQRFLSIEQADPAPASGDSGQVVPASAGTDSQVREGHTFGLDATRPALSLTVLFNGFRPLLDMLNPKDVNRLSEQIIAVFQGEEATVDGLLQSTASLTTTLAEKDEVIGELITSLSSVMQTVDGRSDQLDLTITTMQQLVSGLSADRAAIGSSIEGMGELTGRVATLLDETRPALRKSIGHLGVLSETLDEHSAEVDSFLKMLPTKLDRIGRLGSYGSWLNFYMCSMDGRIPMPQGYMGDLGVLPVAKRCR from the coding sequence ATGACGAAGGACGCCAACCATGGCCCGCTGTGGGCCATCGGGATCAAGAGCGTGGTCTTCACCGTGGTGACGGTGACCCTCACCGGGATCCTGGCCATGACCATCCGCAACAGCTCGGCGGGGGAGGGCGTGGAGTACACCGCGGTGTTCACCGAGGCGACGAGCGTGAACCGCGGCGACGACGTGCGCGTGGCCGGGGTCAAGGTCGGCACCGTGCAGGACGTCTCCGTCACCGACAAGCGGCTGGCCAAGGTGCGGTTCACCATCCGCAAGGGGGTCCCGGTGCGCAGCGATGCCGTGATCCAGATCAAGTTCCGCAACATCGTGGGTCAGCGCTTCCTCTCCATCGAGCAGGCCGACCCCGCCCCCGCCTCCGGCGACAGCGGCCAGGTCGTGCCGGCCAGTGCCGGCACCGACTCGCAGGTCCGCGAGGGGCACACCTTCGGCCTGGACGCCACCCGGCCGGCGCTGAGCCTGACCGTGCTCTTCAACGGCTTCCGGCCACTGCTGGACATGCTCAACCCCAAGGACGTCAACCGGCTGAGCGAGCAGATCATCGCCGTCTTCCAGGGCGAGGAGGCCACAGTCGACGGGTTGCTGCAGAGCACCGCCAGCCTCACCACCACGCTCGCCGAGAAGGACGAGGTGATCGGCGAGCTGATCACCAGCCTCAGCAGCGTGATGCAGACGGTCGACGGCAGGTCGGACCAGCTGGACCTCACCATCACCACCATGCAGCAGCTCGTCTCCGGCCTGTCGGCCGACCGGGCCGCCATCGGCAGCTCGATCGAGGGGATGGGGGAGCTGACCGGCCGCGTCGCGACCCTGCTGGACGAGACCCGGCCGGCGCTGCGCAAGTCGATCGGTCACCTCGGAGTGCTCTCCGAGACCCTCGACGAGCACAGCGCCGAGGTCGACAGCTTCCTCAAGATGCTACCCACCAAGCTGGACCGGATCGGCCGGCTCGGCAGCTACGGCTCCTGGCTCAACTTCTACATGTGCTCCATGGACGGACGGATCCCGATGCCCCAGGGCTACATGGGCGACCTCGGGGTCCTGCCCGTCGCGAAGAGGTGTCGCTGA